From Macaca mulatta isolate MMU2019108-1 chromosome 1, T2T-MMU8v2.0, whole genome shotgun sequence, the proteins below share one genomic window:
- the OR10X1 gene encoding olfactory receptor 10X1, giving the protein MIYLSHHNFHYGIIQKLNVYCCFFQISDIQMMRINQTVLKEFILVGFSVYPHVQTFLFVVFFCLYLLTLAGNLTIMGLTRVDRSLHSPMYLFLCSLSFSETCYTLTIVPKMLKDLLAKDRSISVIGCSLQMCFFLGLGGTQCIILTLMGYDRFLVICNPLKYPLLMTNIVCGQLVASAWTAGFFISLTETALIFRGSFCRPNLVKHFFCHMRAVIRLSCIDSNLTEFIVTLISVSGLLGTFLLIILTYVFIISAVLRIPSAEGKQKAFSTCASHLTVVIMHFGFASIVYLKPEASGDDTLIAVPYTVITPFLSPIIFSLRNKDMKNSFRRMMGNTIALKNNLKLLLLV; this is encoded by the coding sequence ATGATTTATCTTAGTCATCACAATTTTCATTATGGTATCATTCAAAAGTTGAATGTTTATTGTTGTTTCTTTCAAATTTCAGACATTCAAATGATGAGGATCAACCAGACAGTCCTGAAGGAATTCATTCTTGTTGGCTTTTCTGTGTACCCACATGTACAGACATTTCTTTTTGTGGTCTTCTTTTGTCTCTACCTTCTCACCCTTGCAGGTAATCTGACCATCATGGGCCTAACCCGGGTGGACAGGTCCCTCCACAGCCCTATGTATCTCTTCCTTTGTTCACTCTCCTTCTCTGAGACCTGCTACACACTGACCATCGTCCCAAAGATGCTGAAAGATCTACTGGCCAAGGACAGAAGCATTTCAGTTATAGGTTGTAGCTTACAGATGTGCTTCTTCTTGGGACTTGGTGGTACACAGTGTATCATCCTCACTTTGATGGGATATGACCGCTTCCTTGTCATCTGTAACCCTCTAAAATATCCACTGCTTATGACCAACATTGTATGTGGACAACTTGTGGCCTCTGCTTGGACTGCAGGCTTCTTTATCTCTCTTACAGAGACTGCACTGATATTCAGGGGCTCTTTCTGCAGACCCAACCTTGTCAAACACTTCTTCTGCCATATGCGGGCAGTTATTAGGCTGTCCTGCATAGACAGTAATCTCACAGAATTCATTGTAACACTGATCTCAGTGTCCGGCTTGCTGGGTACCTTTCTGCTCATCATCCTGACTTATGTCTTCATTATTTCTGCTGTCCTCAGGATTCCTTCAGCTGAGGGCAAGCAGAAGGCCTTCTCCACCTGTGCCTCCCATCTCACAGTGGTTATAATGCACTTTGGTTTTGCATCTATTGTTTATTTGAAGCCAGAAGCCTCAGGAGATGACACACTCATAGCAGTCCCTTATACTGTCATTACCCCCTTCCTCAGCCCCATCATATTCAGCCTGAGGAATAAGGACATGAAAAATTCTTTTAGAAGAATGATGGGAAACACAATTGCCTTGAAAAATAATCTTAAGTTGTTGCTGCTTGTTTGA